In Anaerobaca lacustris, the genomic stretch GGGCGTCGTCGTGCAGATTTCCAACGATCCGCAGTTGTCCGGCCATGTCAGAACGGTTTTCAACAGCGACAGGGACAACACGACGGGTCTGGGCAGAGGCACGGACCTGCACTACATCGAGACGAACGAAGGCAAGCTGATCGACACACGAGGCATCCAGGGCCGGTACATCCGCCTGTACAGCAACGGCCATGCCGCGGGCGATGTGAACCATTACATCGAAGTCGAGGTCTACGGCCGACCGGCACGATAGACGGTCGCCCGGACGCGAGTCACAGATGATCTGACTCATGGAGGCACAGGCATGAACTGCGCCAGCGGTATGCGCCGATATGGTTGGCGATCCGTGATGTTGCTGACAGGCTCGCTCGTTTGCCTGTGGCCCACAATAGCAGTCTGTGCCCGCGGCACAAGCCGGCATTCACTTGAAATCGGCGGGATGACGTTCGAATTCGTTCGCATTCGGCCGGGATGTTTCATGATGGGTTCCGATACCGGTGATGGGGACGAACGTCCGGTTCACCGGGTCCGGATCGAATACAGCTTCGATCTGGGCAGGACGGAAGTGACGGTAGGGCAGTTCGAGGCGTTCGTCGAGGCGACCGGATACGAGACCATCGGCGAGCGCAAGGGCTCGCTGTGGCACCATGCCTCACCTGCACAGATGGGTTGGATGCGGGGACGAAGCTGGCGCAACCCTGGGTTCGACCAGACGGACAAACACCCGGTGGTCGGGATCAGCTACATCGATGCGACCGCCTTCTGCCGGTGGCTCTCACAGCAGAGCGGCCAGCGCTTTCGCCTTCCAACGGAGGCGGAATGGGAATACGCCTGCCGTGGCGGGGTCTCAGGGGAGAATGCGGACCATCTCGAAGAATCAGCCTGGTACAGCGGCTGTGGCGCCCGGAGCACGCATCCGGTCGGCCAGAAGAAGCCCAACGCCTGGGGGCTCTACGACATGCCGGGCAACGCCGCCGAATGGTGCGAGGATTTCTACGACTGGCATTATGGTCGCGTTCCCCGCGACGGCAGCGCCCACACCGTGCCGGGCGTTCCTGCCGTCGCGGCGGCGCGCCGTATCCTGCGCGGCGGCTCGTGGTCCAGCCCGGCGCAGGCCTGCCGGCCCTCATACCGGTGCCCCGTGCCGGCGGCGCATCGCGGCAGCGACACGGGCTTTCGAATCGTGCGCGACATGCGACCGTCGGCTCATACCAAGCCATCCCCTGGTCCTTTGGATTTGAGGCGGCCACCCGCTCCAACGGTGGCGGCAGAGGACTCCTCGCGTAAGCTGCTGTTGGACGTCGACGGCGTCAAGTTCGAACTCGTTCGCATCGACCCCGGCTCGTTCGTCATGGGCAGTCCCCATCGCTATGTCGATGAATACGAGTGGACCTACGAGATGCCCGAGCACGAGGTGACCATTGACTACAGCTTCTATCTGGGTGCCACGGAAGTGACGCGCGAGCAGTTCGCCCTTTTCGTCGACCAGACGGGCTACGTGACCGACGCCGAGAAGCAGGGCTGGGCCTACACCTGCGTGCCCGATGCCCCGTGGCACTATCAGGCGCTGATGGACTGGCGTTTCCCCGGTTTCATGCAGACCGACCGCGACCCGGTGACGCACATCGGCTGGCATGATGCGGTCGCGTTCTGTCAGTGGCTTGGCGACAAGACGGGCCGGGAGATCCGCCTGCCCAGCGAGGCCGAATGGGAGTACGCCTGCCGCGCCGGGACTGCGGGTGATTTCGCGGGCCCGCTCGACCAGATGGCCTGGACGCTCTGGAACTCGGGCCCCGTCAAACGCACCCGTCCCGTCGCGCAGAAGCAGCCCAACGCCTGGGGCCTCTACGATATGCATGGCAGCGTGTGGGAGTGGGTCCAGGACCTCTGGCACGACAAGGCCGACGGAGCGCCACAGGACGGCTCTGTGCGGCTCGAAATGGATCGCTTCGACCCGATGGGCATCACACGCGGCGGCTCGTTCGCCAGTCCGCCCTGGCTGTGCCGCTCGTACATCCGCATGAAGACCCCGCTGGGACAGATGATCCACTACAACAACGGGTTTCGCCTCGGATGTGATGCTGAAGCGGCTTGGTGACAGCGACCTTGACCGCATCGCGGCTACGACGAGCGGCGGATGGCGGCGGCGATCACTTCCGACGGGCCGGCTTTCGAGAGAAAGCATTCCACTCCGGCCTTGAGCATTCGTTCGCGGGTCGCGTCCTCTTCGAGCATGGACAGCGCGATGACCCGCACGTGTGGCCATCGCGTCTTGATCTGGCGCGTGGCCTCCTCGCCGTCGATGATCGGCATGACCACGTCCATAATCACGACGTCGGGCTTCAATCGTGCCGTCAGGGTGATGGCATCCCGACCGTTGCCCGCCTGGCCGACGACCTCGATGTCCGATTCCTCCTCCAAGAGGGCGGCCAGTCCGTCGCGCATGACCTTGTGGTCGTCCACCAACAGGATGCGGAATCTGTGCGTGGGCGCGAGCCGGTTCATGCTCTGGCGTGCCGTCGGCACGGTCACGGCCGACAGAATTGGCGCACTGACCGGCCGGACTGCCGCGTCGCCGGGGACGCTCAGTGGGATCGTCAGGATAAAACGACTGCCGCGGCCCGGAACGCTGTGCACCGTCAGTGAGCCGCCGAGGAACTGAACGCGCTCGCGGATGGTGAAGAGTCCGAATGCATCCTGGCTTGCGCCGTCCAGGCGCTTCGGATCGAATCCGCGTCCTTTGTCGGACACCGCCAGGCGGATGGATCGATCCCGCTGCTGCACGACGATTGTGGCTTGCCGGACGTTGGCGTGTTTGACGACGTTGAAGAGCATCTCGCGCACGGCTTTGTACAGGAACGTCTTGAGCGTCTGGGATGGAAGGTCCACGCCGGCGCCGGCGCGCAGCCGCACGTTCAGTCCGCACGTCGC encodes the following:
- a CDS encoding formylglycine-generating enzyme family protein, yielding MTFEFVRIRPGCFMMGSDTGDGDERPVHRVRIEYSFDLGRTEVTVGQFEAFVEATGYETIGERKGSLWHHASPAQMGWMRGRSWRNPGFDQTDKHPVVGISYIDATAFCRWLSQQSGQRFRLPTEAEWEYACRGGVSGENADHLEESAWYSGCGARSTHPVGQKKPNAWGLYDMPGNAAEWCEDFYDWHYGRVPRDGSAHTVPGVPAVAAARRILRGGSWSSPAQACRPSYRCPVPAAHRGSDTGFRIVRDMRPSAHTKPSPGPLDLRRPPAPTVAAEDSSRKLLLDVDGVKFELVRIDPGSFVMGSPHRYVDEYEWTYEMPEHEVTIDYSFYLGATEVTREQFALFVDQTGYVTDAEKQGWAYTCVPDAPWHYQALMDWRFPGFMQTDRDPVTHIGWHDAVAFCQWLGDKTGREIRLPSEAEWEYACRAGTAGDFAGPLDQMAWTLWNSGPVKRTRPVAQKQPNAWGLYDMHGSVWEWVQDLWHDKADGAPQDGSVRLEMDRFDPMGITRGGSFASPPWLCRSYIRMKTPLGQMIHYNNGFRLGCDAEAAW